One window from the genome of Desulforamulus ruminis DSM 2154 encodes:
- the nosZ gene encoding Sec-dependent nitrous-oxide reductase, translating into MEKDNYKKIALAITGLVVGIVMAVFLSARFGSATGDGGATTTLGATAAKDGVSEEVVEAALKTYVPPGKLDEYYLFASGGHSGNVFVYGVPSMRRLRTIPVFSKESAVGYGWTEESKKMLGEYTWGDAHHPALSETAGDYDGRWLFINDNANSRLARIDLKTFTTEQILGPIPNIYGPHGSAFITPNSEYFMMASRFAGPIPYGKYAPLDKFKEEYMGLLAAVAIDPKNGHMSVGWELLLPPWSYDLSDAGKKVSDGWAFLTTYNTEEASTLLEVNASQRERDYIVALNWKLLEQAAKEGKYKEIGGAKVIDPREVPGSIYLVPCAKSPHGVDVSPDGKYFIGNGKLSPTVTVFSFEKFMEAVKNKDLKGEERGLPIVNYEHVRVAEIEVGLGPLHTQFDNEGNAYTTLFVESAVAKWSLKDFKVKDKVTVHYSPGHLSAAEGDTVSPDGKYLVSLNKLAKDKFLSVGPSHPESMQLVDLTSQKMKILYDNPVDPEPHYAQMIKADKIKTIEVYPKDEKREGVVYKKEDARVVRSGNKVTVYMMGYRSRYYPDQIEVNEGDHVTIYYTNTDLDEDITHGLGIMFYDLNLESQPGETGKIEFIAKKPGVFPYYCTNFCSALHQEMQGFLLVKPKQ; encoded by the coding sequence ATGGAAAAAGACAATTATAAAAAAATTGCTCTGGCCATCACCGGTTTGGTGGTGGGTATAGTGATGGCGGTATTTTTGTCGGCACGTTTTGGCTCTGCCACAGGTGACGGAGGCGCCACTACCACTTTGGGGGCGACCGCTGCCAAAGACGGTGTTTCGGAAGAAGTGGTGGAAGCCGCTTTAAAGACCTACGTGCCACCGGGTAAACTGGATGAGTATTATCTCTTTGCTTCCGGCGGGCACTCCGGCAACGTGTTTGTTTACGGTGTGCCTTCCATGCGGCGGCTTCGGACGATTCCCGTCTTTTCCAAAGAGTCTGCCGTAGGTTACGGCTGGACCGAAGAAAGTAAAAAAATGCTGGGTGAGTACACCTGGGGCGACGCTCATCACCCGGCCCTTAGTGAAACCGCAGGGGATTATGACGGTCGCTGGCTGTTTATTAATGACAATGCCAACAGCCGCCTGGCCAGAATTGACCTGAAAACCTTTACCACCGAACAAATCCTGGGGCCTATTCCCAATATTTACGGCCCCCACGGTTCGGCTTTTATTACTCCCAACAGTGAGTACTTTATGATGGCTTCCCGTTTTGCCGGTCCCATTCCCTATGGCAAGTATGCTCCGTTGGACAAATTTAAGGAAGAATATATGGGTCTGCTGGCAGCGGTGGCCATTGATCCCAAGAACGGGCATATGAGCGTGGGATGGGAATTGCTGCTGCCGCCCTGGTCCTATGACCTGTCTGACGCCGGTAAAAAAGTAAGTGACGGGTGGGCCTTTTTAACTACCTATAACACCGAAGAAGCATCTACCTTACTGGAAGTCAACGCCTCCCAGCGGGAGCGGGACTACATCGTAGCCCTCAACTGGAAGCTGCTGGAGCAGGCGGCCAAAGAAGGCAAGTATAAAGAAATCGGCGGGGCCAAGGTGATTGATCCCCGTGAGGTGCCCGGCTCCATCTACCTGGTGCCCTGTGCCAAGAGTCCCCATGGCGTGGATGTTTCTCCCGATGGAAAATATTTTATTGGCAATGGCAAACTTTCTCCCACCGTTACCGTATTTAGTTTTGAAAAATTTATGGAAGCCGTTAAGAATAAGGACTTAAAAGGTGAGGAGCGGGGTTTACCCATTGTGAATTATGAGCATGTACGGGTGGCGGAAATAGAAGTGGGTCTGGGACCCCTGCATACGCAGTTTGACAATGAAGGAAACGCCTACACCACATTATTTGTAGAAAGTGCTGTAGCCAAATGGTCCCTGAAGGATTTTAAAGTGAAGGACAAAGTGACCGTTCACTACTCTCCCGGTCACCTGTCCGCTGCCGAAGGGGATACCGTTTCTCCGGATGGTAAATACCTGGTCTCTTTGAACAAACTGGCCAAGGACAAATTCCTGTCTGTGGGTCCTTCCCATCCGGAATCCATGCAGTTGGTGGACCTGACATCCCAAAAGATGAAGATTCTCTACGATAACCCGGTTGACCCGGAACCCCATTACGCCCAAATGATCAAGGCGGATAAGATTAAAACCATTGAAGTTTATCCCAAGGATGAGAAACGGGAAGGGGTTGTTTATAAGAAAGAGGATGCCCGGGTGGTTCGCAGCGGCAACAAAGTAACCGTATATATGATGGGTTACCGCAGTCGGTATTACCCCGACCAGATTGAAGTGAACGAGGGTGATCACGTTACCATTTACTACACCAACACCGACCTGGATGAGGATATCACCCACGGTTTGGGTATCATGTTCTACGACCTCAACCTGGAATCTCAGCCCGGGGAAACCGGAAAGATCGAGTTTATTGCCAAAAAACCGGGGGTATTCCCTTATTACTGCACCAACTTCTGTTCGGCTCTTCACCAGGAAATGCAGGGCTTCCTGCTGGTAAAGCCCAAACAATGA
- a CDS encoding NosD domain-containing protein yields MGRKILLCFFTILLLTLGRAGPVAAVTVEVKPGEPVGTLQQVLEEAKDGDTIQVHPGHYRGGLVIKKAVSLIGVDHPVLNGNGNGDVLTVLANGVTIKGFTITGSGKQLEQADAGIKLKSVQRVTIEGCRLVNNLFGLYLDRATDNIITHNEIKGRQKKAAAQEDETEEPLAGLHAGFAGETGDGIHLFAASGNKINHNVITQTRDGIYFNYAQGNRLIGNKISFVRYGIHYMYSDENYFEQNLLTDNVAGAALMFSKGIVLKNNVFAHSRGHRAYGILFATCDHSVAQGNLMVDNTRGLFFDTSLHNVFRGNLLDRNDVALDLISSSSDNLFVENNFMDNLQQVAMITGRVGDGNRFYAQGKGNYWHDYRGFDLDRDGIGDIPHKTGDPFTYLMAKSPAVRLFLNSPAATALEFSERMFPVIDIPKVEDRYPLSKPARMEPLDFAYQKKPIGNHWLGWCSLLMFLIALAIFSWAFGLHRRYWYWISRSE; encoded by the coding sequence GTGGGACGAAAAATCCTCCTCTGCTTCTTCACAATCCTCCTGCTAACTTTGGGGAGAGCCGGCCCGGTGGCCGCCGTTACCGTCGAGGTCAAACCCGGGGAACCGGTGGGCACCCTCCAGCAGGTTCTGGAGGAAGCCAAAGACGGGGATACCATTCAAGTCCATCCCGGCCATTACCGGGGAGGGCTTGTAATAAAAAAGGCGGTCTCTTTGATTGGCGTGGATCATCCGGTCCTTAACGGGAATGGAAACGGAGATGTGCTGACCGTTCTGGCCAACGGTGTTACGATTAAAGGCTTTACCATCACCGGCAGCGGCAAGCAATTGGAGCAGGCGGACGCGGGTATCAAGTTAAAATCGGTTCAGAGAGTAACCATTGAAGGCTGCCGTCTGGTAAATAATCTTTTTGGACTCTATTTAGACCGGGCAACGGACAACATTATCACCCATAACGAGATTAAGGGAAGGCAGAAGAAAGCAGCCGCCCAGGAGGATGAAACGGAGGAGCCGTTGGCCGGCCTACATGCGGGTTTCGCCGGTGAGACGGGGGATGGCATCCATCTGTTTGCGGCTTCCGGAAATAAAATTAATCACAATGTCATTACCCAAACCCGGGATGGTATTTATTTTAACTATGCCCAGGGCAATCGTTTAATCGGCAACAAAATTTCCTTTGTCCGGTATGGCATTCACTACATGTACTCCGACGAGAATTACTTTGAGCAAAACTTGCTGACCGATAATGTGGCCGGAGCGGCGCTGATGTTTTCCAAAGGCATTGTTTTAAAAAATAACGTTTTTGCTCACAGCAGGGGTCACAGGGCCTACGGCATTTTATTTGCCACTTGCGACCACAGTGTGGCCCAGGGCAACTTAATGGTGGACAATACCAGGGGGCTGTTCTTTGACACATCCCTGCATAACGTCTTCCGGGGCAACCTGCTGGATCGCAACGATGTGGCACTGGATTTAATCTCCAGTTCTTCCGACAATTTATTTGTGGAGAACAATTTCATGGATAATCTCCAGCAGGTGGCCATGATAACCGGACGGGTAGGGGACGGCAACCGGTTCTATGCCCAGGGTAAGGGCAACTACTGGCATGATTACCGGGGATTTGACCTGGACCGGGACGGTATCGGGGATATTCCGCACAAAACCGGCGATCCCTTTACTTATCTCATGGCAAAATCCCCGGCAGTTCGCTTGTTCCTTAACAGTCCTGCCGCTACGGCCCTGGAGTTTTCCGAGAGGATGTTTCCGGTCATTGATATACCAAAGGTAGAGGATCGCTATCCTTTGTCGAAACCAGCCCGGATGGAGCCATTGGATTTTGCCTACCAGAAAAAACCCATAGGCAATCATTGGTTGGGATGGTGCTCTCTCTTAATGTTTTTGATCGCTCTGGCCATTTTCAGCTGGGCCTTTGGTTTACATCGCAGGTACTGGTATTGGATTTCAAGGAGTGAATAA
- a CDS encoding nitrous oxide reductase accessory protein NosL yields the protein MLKKMILFFGLCLVLAGCSEKEVDVAAHPIDPSLDICHACKMSIVDLHFAGQFIDSQGQVFNFDDIGCMISYLKKNSDTEKNLKAVYVTDYQTQEWLKVDKAYFVKGRLDTPMSSGIAALSKKAEAQQLADRIDGKLLSWEEVKAAHQPKPKTHQPDTDRQTEGEER from the coding sequence ATGTTGAAAAAAATGATATTGTTCTTTGGACTATGTCTGGTTTTAGCCGGCTGTTCGGAAAAGGAAGTGGATGTTGCCGCCCATCCCATCGATCCCTCTCTGGATATTTGTCATGCTTGTAAAATGAGCATTGTGGACCTGCATTTTGCGGGTCAATTCATTGACAGCCAAGGGCAGGTGTTTAATTTTGACGACATAGGCTGTATGATTTCTTACTTGAAAAAAAACAGCGATACAGAGAAAAACCTTAAGGCCGTCTATGTCACGGATTATCAGACGCAGGAATGGCTAAAGGTCGATAAAGCCTATTTTGTCAAAGGACGATTGGACACCCCCATGTCCTCGGGAATCGCAGCTCTGTCTAAAAAAGCAGAGGCGCAGCAATTGGCAGATCGCATTGACGGAAAACTGCTCTCCTGGGAGGAAGTCAAGGCAGCCCATCAGCCGAAGCCTAAAACCCATCAACCGGATACTGACCGGCAGACAGAGGGAGAAGAACGGTGA
- a CDS encoding ABC transporter permease: MSQLEKGIQTTRFSLGNVLAVAKKEMLESIRSRWLTIFAAVFGSLALLISFFGMSGLGLGGYQGFNRVTASLLNLVLYLLPLISLVMGASTVAGEKESGSLHVLLTQPIHKSEVITGKFLGLSLSLMTAIFAGFGGAGLLMTWKTGLLNVGDYLVFVLLSVVLALVFLGLAVLISVLSPRRSQALGLAILVWFMMILVYDFLAIGVASLQEVTVVVPLLLTLLLLNPADMVRVLVILQLGGEATFGPTLAALTRTLSKGTGEILLIIALLLWIFVPVLLSIVVFNRKQDY, from the coding sequence GTGAGTCAGCTGGAAAAAGGGATCCAAACCACCCGCTTTAGTCTGGGCAATGTGTTGGCGGTGGCTAAAAAAGAAATGCTGGAATCCATTCGCAGCCGCTGGTTAACGATCTTTGCAGCCGTATTCGGCAGCCTGGCTCTACTGATTTCTTTTTTCGGCATGTCGGGGTTGGGATTAGGCGGTTATCAGGGTTTTAACCGGGTGACTGCCAGTTTATTGAACCTGGTGCTTTATCTGCTGCCGTTGATCTCGTTGGTAATGGGCGCATCCACTGTGGCCGGAGAGAAGGAAAGTGGGTCCCTGCACGTGCTGCTGACCCAGCCCATTCATAAAAGTGAGGTTATTACCGGAAAATTTCTCGGCCTTTCCTTATCCCTTATGACAGCTATTTTTGCGGGTTTTGGCGGGGCTGGTCTGCTGATGACCTGGAAAACAGGGCTTTTAAATGTGGGGGACTACTTGGTATTTGTTTTGCTTTCTGTGGTATTGGCACTAGTATTTTTAGGTTTGGCAGTTCTTATCTCTGTTCTTTCCCCTAGGAGATCCCAGGCTTTGGGACTGGCCATTTTGGTCTGGTTTATGATGATCCTGGTTTATGATTTTCTGGCTATTGGCGTGGCTTCCCTGCAGGAAGTGACTGTGGTGGTACCGCTGCTGCTGACGCTGTTATTATTAAACCCCGCCGATATGGTACGGGTTTTGGTCATCCTGCAGTTGGGCGGGGAGGCCACCTTTGGGCCGACCTTGGCAGCATTAACCCGTACCTTGTCCAAAGGAACCGGTGAAATTTTACTAATCATTGCTCTCCTGTTGTGGATTTTTGTACCTGTGCTGTTGTCGATAGTAGTGTTCAATAGAAAACAGGATTATTAG
- a CDS encoding ABC transporter ATP-binding protein, producing the protein MSTENNILEVRSINKSYGNFSAVNGISFQIPRGEIFTLLGHNGAGKSTLIKMILGLVSPDAGELVIDGCTYEQNLLKIKRKVGYLPERMNFYDNLTAWETLQFYAQIKGLGKERCEEVLEEVGLKEAMHKRVGTYSKGMQQRLGLAQAIIHRPQLLILDEPTTGLDPSGVWWLKKMIRDWNRSGTTVLFSSHNLDDVEELAHRVAILCRGQMVAAGTIRQLQDQYHLKVTLQVELAEQLAAHGLRLLLDSGLHCVKGEQNRLIVTCNLHEKGKVLEGLLAKGIRFTDFKVEEPGLDVIYQEVIRQKDLPA; encoded by the coding sequence ATGAGTACTGAAAATAATATTTTGGAAGTTCGCTCCATCAATAAAAGCTATGGGAATTTTTCAGCGGTCAATGGAATTTCTTTTCAGATCCCCAGGGGAGAAATCTTTACTTTATTAGGTCATAATGGCGCCGGCAAGTCCACCCTGATTAAAATGATTTTGGGTTTGGTCAGTCCCGATGCCGGTGAATTGGTGATCGACGGCTGTACCTATGAGCAGAATTTATTAAAGATTAAAAGAAAGGTTGGTTATCTGCCGGAACGCATGAATTTTTACGATAATTTAACGGCCTGGGAAACCCTGCAGTTTTATGCCCAAATAAAGGGTTTAGGCAAAGAACGGTGCGAAGAAGTGCTGGAAGAGGTTGGCCTGAAAGAAGCCATGCATAAAAGGGTAGGAACCTACTCAAAAGGCATGCAGCAGCGTTTAGGTCTGGCCCAGGCCATTATTCACCGCCCTCAATTATTAATTTTGGACGAACCTACTACCGGGCTGGATCCCTCGGGTGTCTGGTGGCTGAAAAAGATGATCCGTGATTGGAACCGGTCGGGAACCACCGTTCTCTTTTCCTCTCATAACCTGGATGACGTTGAGGAATTGGCTCACCGGGTGGCAATTCTATGTCGGGGTCAAATGGTTGCTGCCGGTACCATCCGGCAATTGCAGGATCAATACCATTTAAAAGTTACCCTGCAGGTGGAATTAGCAGAGCAGCTTGCCGCTCACGGTTTAAGGCTGCTTTTAGACAGCGGACTGCATTGTGTGAAAGGAGAGCAAAACCGGTTGATTGTTACCTGTAATTTACATGAGAAGGGAAAAGTACTGGAGGGCTTGCTGGCAAAGGGTATTCGCTTTACAGATTTTAAAGTGGAAGAGCCCGGTTTGGATGTGATTTATCAAGAGGTGATCAGGCAGAAGGACCTGCCGGCCTAA
- a CDS encoding cytochrome c biogenesis protein ResB → MKKMTDYKQFGSVILHLSILVIFTGSLISGLTGNKSYIELGVGDSVQLADRNFPNIKLKVTDFKIDFYENHEPKQYQSKFSLTTEAGKKVQGQISVNHPFTRDGIKIYQQSYGYLIHGQVEVAGKAVSFELANGKEILLDAKQKLHLKILFIPDFDEQGKTLQSKTPMLRNPKLVCALVKGKEILAARDLAPGETKELRGYPVTFYSYRYFTGLEVKRDKGTAVVFSGFALLLGGLAVRYLVPYKNKRRGEKP, encoded by the coding sequence ATGAAAAAGATGACCGATTACAAGCAATTCGGCTCAGTCATTTTACACCTAAGTATTTTAGTGATTTTTACCGGGTCGCTCATTTCCGGTTTAACGGGTAACAAAAGTTACATTGAACTGGGCGTAGGCGACTCGGTTCAACTTGCGGATAGAAACTTCCCTAATATAAAGCTGAAGGTAACAGATTTCAAAATTGACTTTTACGAAAACCATGAACCAAAGCAATACCAGAGTAAATTCTCCCTAACCACCGAAGCAGGCAAAAAAGTACAGGGACAAATCAGTGTTAACCATCCTTTTACAAGGGATGGAATAAAGATCTATCAGCAAAGTTATGGTTATTTAATTCATGGCCAGGTAGAGGTAGCCGGTAAAGCGGTATCCTTTGAGTTGGCTAACGGCAAGGAAATTCTTCTGGATGCAAAACAAAAGCTTCATTTAAAAATCCTGTTTATTCCTGACTTTGACGAGCAGGGTAAAACGCTGCAGAGCAAAACGCCCATGCTTCGTAATCCCAAACTGGTCTGCGCCTTGGTTAAAGGCAAAGAGATCCTGGCTGCCCGGGACTTGGCTCCAGGAGAGACCAAAGAACTCCGGGGCTATCCGGTTACTTTTTATAGTTACCGGTATTTCACGGGACTAGAGGTGAAACGGGATAAGGGTACAGCCGTGGTTTTTAGTGGTTTTGCCCTGTTGTTAGGGGGCCTTGCTGTACGCTACCTGGTACCGTACAAAAACAAGCGGCGGGGGGAGAAGCCATAA
- the ccsB gene encoding c-type cytochrome biogenesis protein CcsB has translation METNLTGTAYILLLIAFFLSLTSVYRPNKSNRLMPGWLITAAFIFLTLSLIARSLVAGRPPFANMYEFTLLFAWGILLFFMVIRGTVSSRLLTLLVLLLELMILSYSALLPSEAMPLIPALQSAWLAFHVLAAIIAYGAFGVSCCLGIIYLLKERYPQKKLYISLPSLDRLDDILHRSVAVGFPFMTLVLITGAVWAEEVWGSWWSWDPKETWALITWLIYASYLHARKTRGWRGRKSAIVAVVGFLVVLFTLYGVSYLLPGNHSYI, from the coding sequence ATGGAGACAAATCTTACCGGTACAGCCTATATCTTGCTGCTAATAGCCTTTTTTTTAAGTCTAACCTCTGTCTACAGGCCGAATAAAAGCAATAGATTAATGCCGGGGTGGCTTATAACGGCAGCCTTTATTTTTTTAACCTTGTCCTTGATCGCCAGGAGCCTGGTGGCGGGAAGGCCGCCCTTTGCCAATATGTACGAATTTACTTTGCTTTTTGCCTGGGGGATCCTGCTGTTTTTCATGGTGATACGAGGGACTGTATCATCAAGGTTATTGACTTTGCTGGTTTTATTACTGGAATTGATGATTCTATCTTACAGTGCGCTGTTGCCTTCGGAGGCGATGCCTCTGATTCCGGCCTTACAAAGCGCCTGGCTGGCGTTCCATGTTTTAGCGGCCATAATTGCTTATGGCGCCTTTGGAGTTTCCTGCTGTCTGGGAATCATCTACTTACTAAAAGAGAGATATCCCCAAAAGAAACTTTATATTTCACTCCCTTCCCTTGACAGGCTGGATGATATTCTGCATAGGTCGGTAGCAGTGGGATTTCCTTTCATGACCCTGGTTTTAATAACCGGGGCGGTATGGGCTGAGGAAGTCTGGGGCAGTTGGTGGAGTTGGGATCCCAAAGAAACCTGGGCACTCATCACCTGGCTTATTTACGCAAGCTATCTGCATGCCCGGAAAACCCGCGGCTGGCGAGGAAGAAAATCGGCGATTGTGGCGGTTGTGGGCTTTCTGGTAGTGCTTTTTACTTTATACGGAGTGTCTTACTTGCTGCCCGGCAACCACAGTTATATTTAA
- a CDS encoding AsnC family transcriptional regulator — translation MSLDACDKQLLNLIQNQFPLIIEPYKEIGRQLHISEAEVLERLQRMLDVGIIRRFGGVFDSRKLGYKGTLCALKVPAHRIEEVAQVVNRYPGITHNYLRDHGYNMWFTVLAETPDKVEKIVGEISAESGISDVLNLPAERFFKLMVHFKISEVDQDDRFGEKANPAPAVRLTPGTPPFRRTGKPI, via the coding sequence ATGAGTTTAGATGCCTGTGATAAACAATTGCTGAATCTGATACAGAATCAGTTTCCCCTTATAATAGAACCTTATAAGGAGATTGGACGGCAACTCCATATTTCCGAAGCAGAAGTCCTTGAGAGATTACAGAGAATGCTGGATGTCGGTATTATCCGCCGGTTTGGAGGCGTCTTTGATTCTAGGAAATTGGGTTATAAGGGAACATTGTGTGCCCTTAAAGTACCCGCCCACCGTATTGAAGAAGTAGCCCAGGTGGTCAACCGCTACCCCGGTATTACTCACAATTACCTGCGTGACCATGGGTATAACATGTGGTTTACCGTACTGGCAGAGACACCGGATAAAGTAGAAAAAATAGTAGGGGAAATCAGTGCTGAGAGTGGTATCAGCGATGTGTTGAATTTGCCTGCAGAAAGGTTTTTTAAATTGATGGTTCATTTTAAAATAAGTGAGGTGGATCAGGATGACCGATTTGGAGAAAAAGCTAATCCGGCACCTGCAGTCCGGCTTACCCCTGGTACCCCGCCCTTTCGCAGAACTGGCAAGCCAATTTGA
- a CDS encoding Lrp/AsnC family transcriptional regulator, which yields MTDLEKKLIRHLQSGLPLVPRPFAELASQFDLNEAEVLAKVNDFKKKGYLKRISPVLSHQRVGYLVNALVVWRVPPESIEEVGQKLARQPAVSHCYQRKVQAHWPYNLYTMIHAQTGRGLYSVIKTMSDSVQVNDYLILVSTRELKKSSMQYFFND from the coding sequence ATGACCGATTTGGAGAAAAAGCTAATCCGGCACCTGCAGTCCGGCTTACCCCTGGTACCCCGCCCTTTCGCAGAACTGGCAAGCCAATTTGACCTAAACGAAGCCGAAGTGTTGGCCAAAGTGAATGATTTTAAAAAGAAGGGTTACCTAAAACGTATTAGTCCGGTCCTAAGCCATCAAAGGGTAGGCTATCTGGTCAATGCCTTGGTTGTTTGGCGGGTGCCGCCGGAAAGCATTGAAGAAGTGGGCCAAAAACTGGCCCGGCAACCGGCTGTTTCCCACTGTTACCAGCGAAAAGTACAGGCCCACTGGCCCTATAACCTATACACCATGATTCATGCACAAACCGGCAGAGGGCTTTACAGTGTAATTAAAACCATGTCAGACAGTGTGCAAGTAAATGATTATCTGATTTTAGTTAGTACCAGAGAATTAAAGAAGAGCAGCATGCAATATTTCTTTAATGATTAA
- a CDS encoding DUF362 domain-containing protein, which produces MRGRLRGARVKATEYIIINTRLCRACWKCIRACPRGVIGKVDFLFHKHIRLIEPDLCVGCGACEKACPEGAIAALKRSKRQGDDQFC; this is translated from the coding sequence ATGAGAGGACGCTTGCGTGGAGCAAGAGTGAAGGCAACGGAATATATTATAATCAACACCCGGCTTTGCCGGGCCTGTTGGAAATGCATCAGGGCTTGCCCCAGGGGAGTCATCGGAAAAGTTGATTTCTTGTTTCATAAGCACATTCGCTTGATTGAACCGGATCTGTGTGTTGGCTGCGGTGCCTGTGAAAAAGCCTGCCCGGAAGGAGCTATTGCAGCCTTGAAGCGCTCCAAGAGACAGGGAGACGATCAATTTTGTTGA
- a CDS encoding Fur family transcriptional regulator: MENVISLVEDRLKNGQWKLTNRRKHILTVLLENRGKHLSVEEVHGLANQKAPYVGLATVYRTLELFLLNDVVQSMDFGDGRKRYELCDPGSGGQQHHHLICIRCGNVVEFSRDLLKGLEPELNMRYKFKVETLQLNVFGFCRKCRPEKGSHQGTV; the protein is encoded by the coding sequence GTGGAAAATGTTATTTCCCTTGTGGAGGATCGTTTAAAAAACGGTCAATGGAAACTGACCAACCGCAGGAAACATATTTTAACGGTACTGCTGGAAAACAGGGGCAAACATCTGAGTGTTGAGGAAGTGCACGGCCTGGCAAACCAAAAAGCGCCTTATGTGGGACTGGCCACGGTATACCGGACTCTGGAGCTTTTTCTGCTGAATGATGTGGTACAAAGTATGGATTTTGGTGACGGAAGAAAACGGTATGAGCTTTGCGATCCCGGTTCCGGCGGTCAGCAGCATCATCACTTAATCTGTATCCGCTGTGGCAACGTGGTTGAATTCAGCAGAGACTTATTGAAGGGCCTGGAACCCGAGTTGAACATGAGATACAAATTTAAGGTGGAGACCCTTCAGCTGAATGTCTTTGGATTTTGCCGGAAGTGCAGACCGGAAAAGGGAAGCCATCAAGGGACCGTGTAA